A region of the Leptospira levettii genome:
TACGGGCAGAGAGTATTTTTCCGGAAGCAGACCTGATCCCTATACCGAGGGTATAACGATTTGTTCCAATTTGAAATCCAGATGAATTCCGAATTTCCAAAATTTTTCCATTGATCACACTTGATAAACTACCATCCAAACTGATAGTAGGTGAAGTGGAGACATTGGTGTCCAAATAGGTTTGCATATTGGAAGGGACTTCAATATCTTCAGTAAATGTAATTTGGATGATCGATGGCCATGCTGTAAATGAAGATTGGTCAAATGGATTTACAGCAAATACATCGAAGTAATTTGGTTCAAAACCAATCTGATAAAATTCAAGATTATTGATTCGTGGTCCAGCTAACGTTTGATTGGAAACTGAAATGATGCCAAGTTCTGGAATGGATAGAGTGAATGTAAACAATTCTACATTGGATTGAGACACTCGAATCCTTGTATCACCAGTGGAAACTTTCATATAAAACCTCCCACCATAGTTAAGGTCTACCGAATCTAATAATCCTTCGGATGGGTTGGAACGGCTCAAAATGGTAAGTGTGCCATTCGAAACGGCAATACCGTTTGAATCTATAATTTGACCTGTGATTTGGATGGATTGGGGGGAGAGAGCTGCAACAATTCCAAGGATTGTTATTGGGTTTGGTTCGGAAGAATCTTCAGGGTTCACAACTGTTTGTACAATTGGATTTAAGATACAAGAGAGTGATATACTAATAAAAAAGAGAATCGTTAATCGTTTAGAAAGGAATTTCATATGGTTACTTCGTTCTTCCAGATAAAATTTAGAAACTACAAGGAATTGAAGGTTCATAACAAAATTGAACCTTTCGTGGAGTTAACGATATACCTGTTGATGATTGAATTGCATCCGTCACTTGAAAGTTATAACGTGTATTCATTGTAAATCCTTCTGCACCAACAAAAGACATTTTGTTGTCTACGATGCCAAGTGCTTGGTACCCAACTGAGGGAGACGGTGAAATCTGTATCGCATTTTGGATAAAGGTAAGGTTGTTTGATTCAACATTTGCTGGTGCCATATTGAATATTAGCACAATGGATCCTAAGGTGGAATAATAATTTTGTTTATCTAAACTGACTTCATTCATTTCACCATCGATAAAATATAATCCAATTAATTCAAAAAAATCTGTTGGAGATGTTGCACTGATCAATTTTAAATTTGAGATTTCAATGCCTAATGATGTATTACTCACTTCTGCGGTGATCGTATTTGGCGATGAAACATTCAGAGTGAGTGTAAAGTAAGGTACCTCATTTTGCACTACATTCAGAACGATTCTACCCGCAAAGTAAGGTATGTAAAAACGTCCCCCCGAATCTGTTGTATACATTGGAATATTTGCTTTCGATTGAAGTGATGGATTGGAAGGATTGAGTGATAGTCCAGCAACAGCTACACCAAATTCATTTCGGATTTGCCCTGTGATCAAACCAGTTTGGCCATTCATACCTAAAAGTCCAAGGAACGCATTGTTATCTTTGGTTTCAGGAGGTGCAAGTATGGAATTTACAATAGGATTGAAGTAACAATTGCTAAAAGTGAAAAATGAAAGGTAAATTAGAATGGTTTGAATTGGTATCTTCATTTTCCATTTCCTAGCTCAATCTATTGATAAATGATATTATGAAAAACATGGTATGTCAATAAATTATACTATTATATTGTAATGAGGAGCTTTACGGAGGAGTTAATAAAGTAAATTTTACAGATCGAGGAGTTAATGGAACATTTGTAGCAGAATAAAAGCCAGGCCCAATTTGAACTGTATATTCGGTGCTATAAACAGAAACGTTGGTCATTAGAATAATCGTATTTGGTGGTGATAAACTTGGACTCATGATGCTCATACCAGCTGGAGAAACAAATATATTATTAGCTACTAAACTAGATAAAGTTGACAAATCCCATTCCGGTACTGAATCTGAAAATGTAAGTGTTAGATTAGGATTCAATCCGAAATACGATTCGTTGTTTGCGGGACTTGTGCTAACCAAATCGAAGGACACTGGTTTATTTCCAGGATTGTACATAAATAAACTTTCAATTTCATAATTAACTGGATCGACAGTTTTTAATTGGATCATAGGTCCACTGACATTGATTGTGAATGTCACAAGATCTTCTCCTAATTCTGTAACACGAATTTTTGTATCACCTTGTCCTATGCTTAAATAAAACCGACCAGACTTATCTGTGGTTCCTGAACTGTCTATTCCGAATACATTACCGTCAGATGACACCACGGTATATTCTTTATTTACTTGTGCGACTCCAGAACCGTTCCGAATAATTCCTGTGACATAAATGGAGGAAGATAATCCACTTAAACCTAGTAAGAAACCACTCTTATTTTCTTCATCTATATTCGGATTCAAAAGATCATACACAAAAGGATTCAAATAACAATTTTGAAACAAAAGAATCGGTATCACAAAGATATAGAATCTTTTTCTGAGATTACGAAAAGAGAAATTGGGTAATTGTATCGAACTAAGATTCATTTAATACTTCACTCCACTATTTTTTCTTTTTCAAAGCTTCTAAATCTTTTTCAAGTAATTCGAGTTCGTATTTTTCTTCCGCTTCTTTTAACTCTTGTTCGGTTTTAATTTGTTCAACAGCTTCTTCTTTGATTCGATTGATTTCCGAATCCGAAACCATACGATATCCATTCCCCTCACAAACATCTACGATAATTGTTTTTCTTGTGATCGTAATTGCAAATCCACCAAATAGAGTGATCGCAAGGTCTTTCCAAGTTGATGTTTGGCGGATACGAACAGGTCTACTATCTTTGGGCAAAAGAACATTCCAATCAGGTTCTGAGAATCTTAAACCACCAAACAACCAAAAATACTCTGGGTATTCTTGGAACGTTTGGCATTTGGCTGATTCGGGTGCAAGAGTGATCATATTCCCATCGGCCACAGAAGTAAGAACAAATGAATCTCGCAAACTATGTGTGACTTTTGTTCCTTCATTTGTTTTTGATCGATTTAATGCTTCTTGTTCTGCGAGAGCTTCACGTCTTTTACGGATTTCTTCTTGTTTGGCTGCGATTGCTTTTTCTTTTTCTTGTTTTCGTTTCTCTTCCTCTTCTTTCCTGATTTTTTCTTCTTCTGCTTCTGCTAAGTCTTTATAGAGAATTTTTAAAACTGATTTTTTGGAAATCACCATATGTTTTCCATCTTGTGTATCAATTTCAACGTTTTCAACGTTTTGATTGGTAATGATACCTTTCACAGACTTTCCTTGTTTCAAAAGAATTGTTTGAACGGCATGAAGAGGTAAAAAAAGAAAGAAAAAGAGGATAAGGAATGTTAGATTGCAGTTTCGCATTTGAAAATACCGATAAATCTAGGATTTCTCCTATAAATACTAGTCTCTTTCTCAATTGCAATTAAGAAATTTAAAGATTTTTGGAAATAACGTGTCAATTTTGCAACAAATGACTCCATCGAACCAGTGTTCTATTGAGTCATTCTTTGTGTAAAAAAATAGGAAGACATAAATCATACAGAGAACATACCAATGTGGAATTAACTACAATTTCAAACGAGAGAGTAAAAATGAACGAAACTCCAAAATTACACAAAGCCCTCCATTCTGTGCATTTATGGGGAATGGCAGTTGGACTTGTCATTTCAGGAGATTACTTTGGTTGGAATTTTGGATGGTCAAATGCAAACTTTTGGGAGTTTGGAATTTCCATAGTATGGATTGCCATTTTTTATGTAATGTTTGCACTATGTTTTACAGAACTTGCAGCTAGTATTCCGCAAGCAGGTGGTCCTTCTGCCTATGCCAAACGTGCATTAGGTGACACTTTTGGATTTTTTACTGGTTATCTCGTACTTGTGGAATTTTTATTTGCACCGCCAGCGATTGCTTCTGCATTAGGTGGATACATTCACTTTTTATTCCCGATCATTCCTGCTTTTGCTGCGGGAATTGGTATGTTTTTGTTATTATTACTCATGAATTTAACCGGGATCAAACAAACTGCTCGCTTTGAGTTATTTGTAACTCTCGTCGCTGTGATTGGACTTTTATTGTATTTAGGATTACTTGTCCCACATCTCTCTTTGGATCAAATTCCAAATTGGAAGAATGAGACAAATATTTCTTTTTCTGCGGTATTCACTTCCATTCCTTTTGCGATTTGGTTTTTTTTAGCTGTGGAAGGAGTTGCATTAGCAGCGGAAGAAGTAAAAAATCCTGCGAAAGACATACCAAAAGGTTATATTGCTGGTATCATCACCTTACTTTGTTTAGCAGGTATGATTTATGGATTCACAGCTTCGGTAACAAATACAAAGGACATTGCTAATATTGAATATCCTTTGTCCTATGTATTAAACTCATTATATGGATCCGAATCAATTTGGCCCATTTTGTTTACTTTTATTGGATTATTCGGACTTGTAGCTTCTCTTTTTGGGATTATTTTGGGCAATTCAAGGTTGTTATATGCTATGAGTAAGGAAGGTTACCTTCCAAGTTATTTATCTCAATTGACCAAAGGATCGGTTGTCCCTCAAAATGCTGTTATATCTGGTGGAGTTCTTGGAATTTTCTGTATGTTGTTTTTGAATACGGCAGAACTTATCACCATATCTGCATTAGGTGCCTGCGGGATGTATTTACTCTGTTTAGTGTCTTACCTTATGTTGCGAAAAAGAGAACCCAATTTAGATCGACCTTATAAGGCTCCTTTGTATCCAATTTTGCCTTTCATCGCGATGGGATTTGGTATTTTTGCGTTTGGATCTGTATTTTATGCAGAGCCAAAGTTAACGATTGGTGTTTTTTTTGTTGGGATCGTATTGGGTATTGGCTATCGATTGAACCAATTCCGAAACAAATCAATTAACTAGTGCCAGACTCGAGTTTGGATTTTTCGAGAGCATCTTTACAACGTTCTAAAAAAAGACGCGATACTGAATCATCAGGATTTTTATCTAATAGGGAAGCAAAACCTTCTTTTGCTTCTTCAAAATCTTCCCTACGATATGCATCGAGGGCAAGAGTGTAATCGTCTTTACAAGCAATCAAACGTTTCGATTTTTCTGGCTCATAACCATCTAACACCTCAACAACAAAAACTGATTCTGTTTTACCTTTGATATTTACTCGATCCAATAATCGGTAGTGAAACCCTAAATTGTCAGACGCTTCGATAAATGTTTCCGCACTGATGACGATCCTAGAAGAGAATAGTTTTGTGATCCCTTCAATTCTAGATGCTAAATTCACTGCATCCGAAATTACGGTTCCTTCCATTCGTTTGTGTTCACCTAAAATTCCGAGGGTTAAATTTCCTGTATGGATTCCTATCCCAACTTCAATGGGAATATAACCACAATTGGCTCGATGGCTATTGTAAATTCGAATTGCCTCTTGCATTTCAACAGCAGCCTTTACCGCATCACTGATGTTGTACGGGAATAATGCCATCACCGCATCACCAATGAATTTATCAATAAACCCATTATTATGACGGATGATTGGTCCAACACGTTGGAGATAACTATTTAGAAAATCAAAGTTTTCTTTTGGAGTGAGTGTTTCAGAAAATTCAGTAAAGGATCGAATGTCAGCAAATAATACAGTCATCCGTTTTTGGACTTGGTCCCCCAAGTCAACTTGTCGGATGTCATTTTTCCCTAAATGGTATAAAAATTCAGTGGGTACAAAACGACTAAAGGAAGAACTGAATTGTTTTTGTTCCTCAGCAAACTCTAAGGTTTTGACAATGTTTTGTCTAACGATTCTCCCAAAAGTAAATACTTGCAAAAAGACAAAGATCACAACTGTGGAAGGTCCAATGTAAGTAGTATGAATTACCGCTTGTGCATGCAAAACATCGTTACTTGCTCCTATCAAAATGAGCCCAATTCCGAATAACAATGGTTTTGCTTCCATTCGGCTTTTTTGGTAAGCTCGGAATAAATAAAACAGTATAAAAAGACCATTCAATACAAATGCAATTGGGTATATGGACGCAGTTTCTGTGAAATATACTGGAGGCAGAATGAGCCCCAAGGTTAAAATCGCAGAGAGAATATAAAAAACATTCCCAACTTTTTTAGAAAAGTCATATGGGAAAATGGTATAAAAATAATGATAGAGTAGTGGTGCAGACCAGAACCAAGATAAATACTCCAATCGAAGTAGTGCCCAGTAAGGCATATCGAAAAATTCGAGAACAATTCGTTCGCCTGTTGAGATGGTTCTAAGTAAAACAGCAAGAGAAAAGAGAAAAATTCCTAAGGTTTGGCTTCCATCTCTGTTGTAAAAATACATAACTAAAAAGAAAATTCCAACAAAGGCAAATATTGAGGACAGAATTGTTTCATTTATCTTATGTTTGGTGAGACGATTCTCTGCTTTAGTGTATGTTGACAATACAATGTCATTCCAAACTCCACCCTTTCTGTGAACATAATTGGCTACATATAAATCAATGGTGAGATTTTTGTTTTGTGGTAAAACAACAATGGTGGACCTAACCATCGGAAGGAACTGATTCGTGTTACTTGCTGGTATCCCCGATCCTCCGTAGTACTTTCCATTGACATAAATTGCATAAGAGGTGTCCTGTTCATGCACTGTAAGTGCCATTGTCTCTTGTAAGTCTTCTGGTAACTCGAGCTGGATACGAAATGTTGCATGACCAAATCCAGAAAGTTTACCATAGTCCATTTGGTATCCATTCCAGTGTTTGGGCAAACTTAGTATACGATCCAAATTTGATTCTTTGATGTTTTCTGGAGAGGTATTCCAAAAAAATTTCCATTCCCCAGTTAGAGCCACAAAAGGTTCCAATGGAAACGAATGATTCTTTAAACTGATAAACCCATTTTTTGCTTCTTTGTTTACATTCCTTTCTTCTGACAAACAACTAACTAGGAGTAAAAGAGATATCAAAATGAGTTTTTTCATCTAAGCTTGTCGTTTTGGAAAAACTGTATAATCCTGCAATTTTGTAAATTTCACTTCATCTCGTTTGTATCCGAGTAATCCTTCCAAGGTTTGGTAACGATTCATTCCCATACTGATTTCAATGTCTTGGCCTGTAAATTGACCTGGGTGTTCGTATCCACAAGAATGAGCCAAACTTAAAAGTTCTTTGCGAATCCCTTGGATGTATTTGGCTGCTCGTTTGCCTTTGATTTCTGGATCGACTCCACGTTGTAACCACCAGTTTTGTGTGGCAACACCAGCAGGGCAATGGTCTGTATGGCATTTTTGAGCTTGGATACAACCAATTGATAACATAGCTTCCCTTGCGATATTGATGAGATCACAACCCATGGCAATGGCGACAACTGCTCGGTCAGGAAAACCCAATTTTCCCGAACCTATCCATACAACTCGGTCAGACAAACCTTCTTTTTGGAATAAAGTGTACACTCTTTGGAATCCAATTTTAAAGGGTAAAGACACATGGTCTGCATATGTTAGTGGGGCAGCACCAGTTCCCCCTTCACCACCATCGATCGTGATAAAATCTGGACCTTGTGAGGTACGTTTCATTTCTTCTGCTAATTCTTCCCAGAACTCAATTTCGCCAACTGCACTTTTGATCCCAACAGGCAAACCGGTTCCATTTGCAATTTTTTCGATAAAAGAAACGAGTTCCTTAACATTTGTGAATTCACTATGAGAGTTAGGTGATATACAATCTTTTCCTTCTGGAACATGCCGAATTGACGCAATCTCTGCGTTTACTTTTTTAGCGGGTAGAATACCACCTTTACCTGGTTTGGCGCCTTGTGATAATTTGATCTCGATCATTTTTACGCAGGCATTTTTTCCGACTTTTTCTTTTAAAACATCTAAGTTAAATTTTCCAGTATTGTCTCTTGCACCAAAATATCCAGTTCCAATTTGCCAAACAATATCAGCACCTTCCATATGGTAATGGCTGAGTCCCCCCTCACCAGTGTTATGGTAGGCACCCGAATCTCTCGCTCCACGGTTGAGTGCTAAGACTGCATTTTTTCCGAGGGAACCAAATGACATTGCTGAAATATTGACAATGGAATAAGGCCTGTATGGAAATTTTCGATTTGGTCCAATGATCTTAAGGCATGGAATACAACTCGGATCACTGTTGTGAACATATGCTTTTGATTCGGGATAAGGAAAGGCTTTGTGTTTGATAATGGGGTAACCAGGTTCATATTGGATCTCTGTAGTTCCAAATCCAAAATTATTATTTTGGCCTTTGGCAGTTGCGTAAATCCAACTCCTTTCCGTGCGGTCAAAAGGCCTTTCTTCTTTGTCATTGGCGACCCAGTACTGTCTGAGTTCGGGACCAATCATTTCTAGAAAGTATCGTAACCTACCAACGATGGGAAAATTCCTTTGAATGGTGTGCTTTTTTTGTGTGATGTCTCGGAGGAAAACGAGTGCAAAAAATAAAAACAGTCCGACCCATGTGGCAGAGATTGGGTTTGTTTCGATCCAATTCAAAATTGTGTTCATCATTTTTGCATCCATATCTACCTTCGAACTAAGTTATTGACAAGCTAAGATTGTAGATGAGTCAAAGAATCCAAAAGTTTTTCTTTGGTAAATGGTTTAAAAATATAACCAGAGACATAAGGAATTTTTGCCGCCCTTTCAGTATCCGCTTCGTCAACCGAAGAACTAACCAAATAAATTTGGATTTGTTTTGGGAATTTGGAAAGCAAAGGTTCCATGGCTTCTAAAAATTGCCAACCATCCATAAAAGGCATGTTGATATCCAAAAAGATGATATCAGGAAGTGTTGATGTGTTTTCCGTTTCTGATTGGAAAAAACTTAGCGCATTCTCCGCATCCGAAAATACCAAAACCTCACCAGAAATGCCAGCATTGGAAATGATCTTCTTCGTTGTGAATTGGTAAATTTTGTCATCATCGATGATACAAATTCTGGGTGTCATACGTTGGCACTCCCATTCGGAAAATGAAGTAAAAACGTGGCACCTTCCCCAGGTTTCGATTTGACTTCGACTCGTCCGCCCAATGATTCCATCGTATATTTCATTAAAAATAAACCGAGACCTTTCCCACTCATCTGACGATGAAAAGTCTTCTTAAGCTGAAAAATTTGATCCCCGTACCGCGATAAATCAACCCCTAATCCATTATCTGAGAAGGAAATTGTCGTTTCGGATCCTATCGAAAAGGATTCTACTTGGATTCGTAGTTCCCGAGACGGATCTGCAAATTGAAGGGAATTGCTAGTGAGTTGTAAAAATAAGGTTTCTAGGTATTCTTTGGAAACAAAAACCAATTCTTTTTCTGTCACATTCAGATCGATGTGGACGTTTTTTTTCTGAAATTCCCCTTCCATTAGTTTTTGCACTTTTTGAAAGGTAAGAAGGATGGAAATCCATTCAGGTTGGTAATTTTCCAAACTTTGGATTTTTAAGGTTGTGATGAGTTCGGAAAGTACGGTTTCCAAATTTTCAGTCACTTCTTCCAAATGATTTTGTATTTCCTTTCGTTCTCCTTCTACCTCAGTAATCTTTAATAAATCTAATAAACTTCTGAGATTACTGACAGGTGCTCGTAAGTGATGGGAGATAATTTGGTTATAAGATTGGAGTTGTTTGTTTTGGATGATCAGAGAATTTTTAGTGGCTTTTAAATGTTCATTGTTTTCTAAAAGTAAGGTTTCTGTTTTTTTACGTTCATCAATGTCGATAATTTGTGCTAAATAATAAATTGCTTTTCCTGAATCATCGCGTAACACGGTGACAGTGATGTATGCCCATACCAAATGCCCTTGTTTATGAACATATTGTTTCTCGATGGAATAATGATCGATCATTCCTTTTTGGACAGAATCTCTATAGCGTAAATTTTCTTCGAGTTCTCCTAAAGAACTAATTTCAGAAAAATGTTTCCCTAACAGTTCAAAGGTTTCATATCCTAAAAATCTCGCAAACGCTTCATTGACATCATCGATGTAACCATGTGTGCTCGTAAGTACAAGTCCAATAGGCGAATCACGGAATAAGGTTTTGAACTTTCGTTCGGACAGTGCTAAGTTTGCATCGGATTCAATTTTTTCTGAGATATCGCGAGAAGATGTGTGTAGATAATTTTTCCCCGTACTTGCATGAGTGGTCAATCGGTTGTCTGATTGTAACCAAATATAAGTTCCATTTTTATGTAAGAAGCGGAAAGTGGGGTGGATGTTTTCATCACCTCGTAAAAGAGGTTGGTGTGATCTTTCAAAAATTAACCTCCTGTCATCTGGATGAAAAAAATCATAAGGATTTTTTCCAATCAGTTCCTCTGGTTCGTAACCGATGATGGATTTAGAATTGGGGCTCACATAAACATAAGTTCCGTCAGTTTCGTGTAAACATACCAATTCTCGGCTAATCGAGGTTAATAATTGCAATATTTCGGAATCGGGAAGTGCCACACTCTAATTCAATAAGAGAAGAATCCCGTTGTCTATCCCAAATCATTTTTTTTTAGAATGAATTAAATCCCTTTCAA
Encoded here:
- a CDS encoding carboxypeptidase regulatory-like domain-containing protein, which codes for MKFLSKRLTILFFISISLSCILNPIVQTVVNPEDSSEPNPITILGIVAALSPQSIQITGQIIDSNGIAVSNGTLTILSRSNPSEGLLDSVDLNYGGRFYMKVSTGDTRIRVSQSNVELFTFTLSIPELGIISVSNQTLAGPRINNLEFYQIGFEPNYFDVFAVNPFDQSSFTAWPSIIQITFTEDIEVPSNMQTYLDTNVSTSPTISLDGSLSSVINGKILEIRNSSGFQIGTNRYTLGIGIRSASGKILSARSFSYTCNAPCSSPL
- a CDS encoding Ig-like domain-containing protein, which gives rise to MNLSSIQLPNFSFRNLRKRFYIFVIPILLFQNCYLNPFVYDLLNPNIDEENKSGFLLGLSGLSSSIYVTGIIRNGSGVAQVNKEYTVVSSDGNVFGIDSSGTTDKSGRFYLSIGQGDTKIRVTELGEDLVTFTINVSGPMIQLKTVDPVNYEIESLFMYNPGNKPVSFDLVSTSPANNESYFGLNPNLTLTFSDSVPEWDLSTLSSLVANNIFVSPAGMSIMSPSLSPPNTIILMTNVSVYSTEYTVQIGPGFYSATNVPLTPRSVKFTLLTPP
- a CDS encoding LA_0442/LA_0875 N-terminal domain-containing protein: MRNCNLTFLILFFFLFLPLHAVQTILLKQGKSVKGIITNQNVENVEIDTQDGKHMVISKKSVLKILYKDLAEAEEEKIRKEEEEKRKQEKEKAIAAKQEEIRKRREALAEQEALNRSKTNEGTKVTHSLRDSFVLTSVADGNMITLAPESAKCQTFQEYPEYFWLFGGLRFSEPDWNVLLPKDSRPVRIRQTSTWKDLAITLFGGFAITITRKTIIVDVCEGNGYRMVSDSEINRIKEEAVEQIKTEQELKEAEEKYELELLEKDLEALKKKK
- the eat gene encoding ethanolamine permease — encoded protein: MNETPKLHKALHSVHLWGMAVGLVISGDYFGWNFGWSNANFWEFGISIVWIAIFYVMFALCFTELAASIPQAGGPSAYAKRALGDTFGFFTGYLVLVEFLFAPPAIASALGGYIHFLFPIIPAFAAGIGMFLLLLLMNLTGIKQTARFELFVTLVAVIGLLLYLGLLVPHLSLDQIPNWKNETNISFSAVFTSIPFAIWFFLAVEGVALAAEEVKNPAKDIPKGYIAGIITLLCLAGMIYGFTASVTNTKDIANIEYPLSYVLNSLYGSESIWPILFTFIGLFGLVASLFGIILGNSRLLYAMSKEGYLPSYLSQLTKGSVVPQNAVISGGVLGIFCMLFLNTAELITISALGACGMYLLCLVSYLMLRKREPNLDRPYKAPLYPILPFIAMGFGIFAFGSVFYAEPKLTIGVFFVGIVLGIGYRLNQFRNKSIN
- a CDS encoding adenylate/guanylate cyclase domain-containing protein, which produces MKKLILISLLLLVSCLSEERNVNKEAKNGFISLKNHSFPLEPFVALTGEWKFFWNTSPENIKESNLDRILSLPKHWNGYQMDYGKLSGFGHATFRIQLELPEDLQETMALTVHEQDTSYAIYVNGKYYGGSGIPASNTNQFLPMVRSTIVVLPQNKNLTIDLYVANYVHRKGGVWNDIVLSTYTKAENRLTKHKINETILSSIFAFVGIFFLVMYFYNRDGSQTLGIFLFSLAVLLRTISTGERIVLEFFDMPYWALLRLEYLSWFWSAPLLYHYFYTIFPYDFSKKVGNVFYILSAILTLGLILPPVYFTETASIYPIAFVLNGLFILFYLFRAYQKSRMEAKPLLFGIGLILIGASNDVLHAQAVIHTTYIGPSTVVIFVFLQVFTFGRIVRQNIVKTLEFAEEQKQFSSSFSRFVPTEFLYHLGKNDIRQVDLGDQVQKRMTVLFADIRSFTEFSETLTPKENFDFLNSYLQRVGPIIRHNNGFIDKFIGDAVMALFPYNISDAVKAAVEMQEAIRIYNSHRANCGYIPIEVGIGIHTGNLTLGILGEHKRMEGTVISDAVNLASRIEGITKLFSSRIVISAETFIEASDNLGFHYRLLDRVNIKGKTESVFVVEVLDGYEPEKSKRLIACKDDYTLALDAYRREDFEEAKEGFASLLDKNPDDSVSRLFLERCKDALEKSKLESGTS
- a CDS encoding FMN-binding glutamate synthase family protein, coding for MMNTILNWIETNPISATWVGLFLFFALVFLRDITQKKHTIQRNFPIVGRLRYFLEMIGPELRQYWVANDKEERPFDRTERSWIYATAKGQNNNFGFGTTEIQYEPGYPIIKHKAFPYPESKAYVHNSDPSCIPCLKIIGPNRKFPYRPYSIVNISAMSFGSLGKNAVLALNRGARDSGAYHNTGEGGLSHYHMEGADIVWQIGTGYFGARDNTGKFNLDVLKEKVGKNACVKMIEIKLSQGAKPGKGGILPAKKVNAEIASIRHVPEGKDCISPNSHSEFTNVKELVSFIEKIANGTGLPVGIKSAVGEIEFWEELAEEMKRTSQGPDFITIDGGEGGTGAAPLTYADHVSLPFKIGFQRVYTLFQKEGLSDRVVWIGSGKLGFPDRAVVAIAMGCDLINIAREAMLSIGCIQAQKCHTDHCPAGVATQNWWLQRGVDPEIKGKRAAKYIQGIRKELLSLAHSCGYEHPGQFTGQDIEISMGMNRYQTLEGLLGYKRDEVKFTKLQDYTVFPKRQA
- a CDS encoding response regulator; its protein translation is MTPRICIIDDDKIYQFTTKKIISNAGISGEVLVFSDAENALSFFQSETENTSTLPDIIFLDINMPFMDGWQFLEAMEPLLSKFPKQIQIYLVSSSVDEADTERAAKIPYVSGYIFKPFTKEKLLDSLTHLQS
- a CDS encoding PAS domain-containing sensor histidine kinase, whose translation is MALPDSEILQLLTSISRELVCLHETDGTYVYVSPNSKSIIGYEPEELIGKNPYDFFHPDDRRLIFERSHQPLLRGDENIHPTFRFLHKNGTYIWLQSDNRLTTHASTGKNYLHTSSRDISEKIESDANLALSERKFKTLFRDSPIGLVLTSTHGYIDDVNEAFARFLGYETFELLGKHFSEISSLGELEENLRYRDSVQKGMIDHYSIEKQYVHKQGHLVWAYITVTVLRDDSGKAIYYLAQIIDIDERKKTETLLLENNEHLKATKNSLIIQNKQLQSYNQIISHHLRAPVSNLRSLLDLLKITEVEGERKEIQNHLEEVTENLETVLSELITTLKIQSLENYQPEWISILLTFQKVQKLMEGEFQKKNVHIDLNVTEKELVFVSKEYLETLFLQLTSNSLQFADPSRELRIQVESFSIGSETTISFSDNGLGVDLSRYGDQIFQLKKTFHRQMSGKGLGLFLMKYTMESLGGRVEVKSKPGEGATFLLHFPNGSANV